The Hypanus sabinus isolate sHypSab1 chromosome 3, sHypSab1.hap1, whole genome shotgun sequence genome contains a region encoding:
- the spry1 gene encoding protein sprouty homolog 1 yields the protein MEGHIQHGGGGSLVVIQQPSLDSRQRLEYERELQHTAILSLDQIKVIRTSNEYTEGPATAKKAGSISSSRATQRHDKHERTHEVIPINVNNNYEHRSSHHAHVGHHSSTRMPALSRSTSTGSAASSGSNSSASSEQGLLGRSPPTQITSSHHRPDRTIRMQPKSSASATDELKCLGKEDLAKHRFICEECGKCKCRECTAPKTLPSCLACNKQCLCSVESTVEYGTCMCLVKGIFYHCSSDDEDSCADNPCSCTHSHCCSRFLFMGLMSLFMPCLLCYLPAKGCIKLCQGCYDRLNRPGCRCKNSNTVYCKLKSCPTQGEDKPS from the coding sequence ATGGAGGGCCATATTCAGCATGGCGGTGGTGGTTCATTGGTTGTAATCCAGCAACCCTCTCTTGACAGCAGGCAGAGACTTGAGTACGAACGGGAACTGCAGCACACCGCCATTTTGTCCCTTGACCAGATTAAAGTAATCAGGACAAGTAACGAGTATACAGAAGGCCCAGCAACTGCAAAGAAAGCTGGTAGCATTAGTAGTAGCAGAGCCACCCAGCGGCATGACAAACATGAAAGGACTCATGAAGTGATACCGATCAATGTGAATAATAACTACGAACATCGGTCCTCTCACCACGCACATGTTGGTCACCATTCCTCAACCAGGATGCCTGCTTTAAGCAGATCCACCAGCACGGGTAGTGCAGCCAGTTCAGGGAGTAACAGCAGTGCATCATCAGAGCAAGGACTTCTGGGACGATCCCCGCCAACACAGATCACGTCCAGCCACCACAGACCGGACCGGACGATTAGAATGCAGCCCAAGTCATCTGCCAGTGCAACGGATGAGTTGAAATGCTTAGGAAAGGAGGATTTGGCAAAACATAGGTTTATATGTGAGGAATGTGGGAAATGCAAGTGCAGAGAATGCACAGCACCAAAGACCCTGCCTTCATGTTTGGCTTGTAACAAACAGTGCCTGTGTTCAGTAGAGAGTACAGTAGAGTATGGAACATGTATGTGCCTGGTAAAGGGAATCTTCTACCACTGCTCCAGTGACGATGAGGACTCTTGTGCAGATAATCCTTGCTCTTGCACCCACTCACACTGCTGCTCCAGGTTCTTGTTTATGGGTTTAATGTCCTTATTTATGCCCTGTTTACTCTGCTACCTTCCAGCCAAAGGTTGCATCAAACTTTGCCAGGGATGCTATGATCGGTTAAACAGGCCTGGATGTCGTTGCAAGAATTCAAATACTGTGTATTGTAAACTTAAAAGCTGTCCCACTCAAGGGGAGGATAAACCCTCTTGA